The Neovison vison isolate M4711 chromosome 13, ASM_NN_V1, whole genome shotgun sequence genome includes a region encoding these proteins:
- the LOC122894476 gene encoding thymosin beta-4-like yields MLDKPNMAEIEKCAKSKLKTETREKNPVPSEEAIEQVKQAGKL; encoded by the coding sequence ATGTTGGACAAACCCAATATGGCTGAGATTGAGAAATGTGCTAAGTCAAAATTGAAGACAGAAACACGAGAGAAAAATCCAGTGCCTTCAGAAGAAGCAATAGAACAGGTGAAGCAAGCAGGGAAATTGTAA